CAAAGAAGATGAGGCATGTTCATAATTTATTGTAAGCTTTCATTTCAATCAAGCAGTTAGAAATTATCTTGTCTGCCTTTTAGGTTATTGGTGACACTGGGTGGTAGAAAGTGTTGGGATGTGGAGGAGATTTAGCTCAGTTTGATATGGCATTCATGGCATCTTGCATTTTCCTCGACTCTTTCAAGTCTAACTGGAAACCTTTTAATCTGATTCTATTATTTGTTGTAGATGTGCAGTAAAGTTCCCGTACCGTCTTCTCTGGTAGTTATCTTTGAAACATTGTTATCATCTGCTGCCACAACGTTGGATGAGGAGAAAGGAAATCCTTCCTGGCAAGCCTGTGGGGACTTTTGTGTAAGCTGCATTTTATCCTGTCTCCCATGGGGAGGATCAGAGCTGATTGAGGTAATGCATCTGTTGGTTATATAATTGTTGGTTAGCTTAGGCATCTCTCTTGCCATAAATTGTATTTCATCTTGCATTTGTTAATTTGATTGCACGCTTTTTATAATCTTCAGTTCTCATAAAATGTACTTGTATCCATTACTATATATTTGTGTTGGATGAATATCAAGGCTGCCTGGAAAATGCTTGTTGGCATATTCAAAACTAATATGATAATTGGGATCCTTATTCAATTGACACAAGttagaaattcttttttatcatgCATATTTCTTAATTAGACTGCacattttgttaaattaagtTCTCAGACCAAGTACTTGCATTCTGGGTTATATActtatatatttctttcaaaatgaATCTCAAGCACTGTTTGGAAGATGCTTCCTTCTTGGTGTATTGGAAACTAATATGGTCATTGTATCCTTACATGGAATTGACCAAAGTTAGAAATGGCAGACTGTTATTACTTGCTTGTTTAgctattgaaattaaaataaatatgaaatgcCAAGTTTTGAATGTAGGCATGTGATTCATCAATCTGTATTTAACTGCAGTAGGTTTTATGGAAGATGCTCCCTATTAgggttttgtttgttaaatttGCAGAATGTCTCTGTACTCTGTTGTAATTTTACTTATTTCCCTACCCAATTTTGTGTATACTCATCCAGTCTGTGGTTAAGGGCACTCAATAACACATGTGatacttctctctctctcccaatTGCTAACACCACATCTACAGGCAGCAAGTTCCAGAAGAGATTGAGAGTGTCATGGGTGGTATAGAAGCATATTTGAGCATCAAAAGGCATAATTCTGACACCGGTTTGTCTTTTttggaagatgatgatgaatctGGGAGTGATGTTGTCGACAAGGTATTGTTTCTCTGTTATTGGTATTCTCTTATGTCGTTattgttaaactaattgagatcaaacacaaaaaggaggctagaattctgaataaactgtatattatgaatgcatagtcttaacctaattacaaataaagtatatataggttaaactgaaagtactattctacccttaataaataagacaacataaatattatttaacatctcccctcaaactcacgatgcggcagctacaagcatcgagagtttgccaactagaaaacgaaaacgagatatggaatgcgccttggtaaagaaatctgcaatctgcaatgaagaaggaacaaagggcaaagtaatggttccatgcttgagatgatgacgagtaagatgacaatcgatttcaatgtgcttagtccgctcatgaaaaaccgagttgtgagcaatctgaatagaactctggttgtcacaatacataggagtaggatgggaaaaggaaactcccatatcagcaagtaaccaacgtaaccaaataatctctttggtagtagatgccatggcacgatattctgcttcggtggatgattgagaaacaatagattgtttcttactcttccaagaaataagagaatcacctaaaaagatacaaaacccggtaacagacttgcgatctgtgggatcactaccatgatcagcatcagagtatgcatgtaactccaaggaagaggtggatgaaagtaaaagactttgaaaaactgtaccccgaagatatcgcaaaatacgaagaacagctgcccaatgaacagtagtaggagaagcaacaaactgactaacaacatgaacagcatatgcaatatctggacgagtaatggtgagatataccaaactcccaacaatagtgcggtataaagtaggatctatcaaaggtaaaccatcagaagaagagtaccttgcgttaacctcaataggagtatccacagtcttgttatcagtaagtctagcccgctcaagaatatctgcaacatatttcgactgagaaagaaggtaacctctaggtgagtatgctacctcaatacccaggaaatatcgaagataacccaaatccttcatctcaaatcgtctagccaactctgtcttcaaaactgaaataccatcaatgtcatcaccagtaataatcatgtcatcaacatataaagacagaatgatacgacctgcatcagtgcacttaataaaaagagcagaatcatgactgctagaaacaaagccaagtgacgagatcacaatagagaatttctcaaaccaagcacggggtgcttgtttgagaccatataatgctttcttaagcttacaaacatatccagagtcatgtgaaataccaggagggggtgccatataaacttcttcttgaagatctccattcaagaaggcatttttaacatcaagttgagaaatatgtcattgacgaatcgaagctacggcaataagagtacgaatagtagtcatttttgcaaccggagcaaatgtctcctcatagtccataccatactgttgagagtatcctttggcaaccaacctagctttatatcgctcaatagacccatcagaattagtcttgatcttatacacccaacgacaaccaacaacactcttaccaggaggtagaggaaccagatcccaagtatctgtcttatgcaatgcagaaagttcctcatccatagcttgctgccaaagcggatcaagaattgcctctttataggaagagggctcaacaagacaatgaataaaggctaaaaaggaagtaaatgatgaagaataacaagaataagcaaaatctggtagttttgtagacttacgaatacggatggactgacgtggaggtggatccacaatctcagatgaagcttgaggggctgtagatgagaatggagcttcaggtgtgccagagagtaaagtaccagtacctgcagagttatgagtacaaattgatcgaacatggggaga
This genomic interval from Populus alba chromosome 1, ASM523922v2, whole genome shotgun sequence contains the following:
- the LOC118032974 gene encoding nuclear cap-binding protein subunit 1, with amino-acid sequence MVETTQDKFQDASDDGNCDRIRILMRFLTVMMCSKVPVPSSLVVIFETLLSSAATTLDEEKGNPSWQACGDFCVSCILSCLPWGGSELIEAASSRRD